A portion of the Tepidanaerobacter syntrophicus genome contains these proteins:
- the serS gene encoding serine--tRNA ligase produces MLDIKFVRQNPDIVRKSLENRGATADLDKFLELDEERRNLLFEVEKLKNLRNSESEEIARKKMAGEPVEDLIARMKEVSQQIKEMDDKLSEIERSMEQILLTIPNIPDESVPIGKSDADNVEVRRWKEPTKFDFEPKPHWDIGEDLDILDFERARKITGARFTVYKGAGARLERALINFMLDLHTQKHHYKEIFPPFIVNRESMTGTGQLPKFEEDAFKLANNNDYFLIPTAEVPVTNLHRDEVLSKEDLPIYYVAYSGCFRAEAGSAGRDTRGLIRQHQFNKVELVKFTDETSSMEELEKLTADAEEVLQLLGLPYRVVVLSTGDLGFSSAKTYDIEVWMPSYNRYVEISSCSNFKDFQARRARIQYRPKNGAKPVFVHTLNGSGLAIGRTTAAILENYQQADGTVVVPEILRNYMGGLSKID; encoded by the coding sequence ATGCTTGATATTAAATTTGTAAGACAAAATCCTGATATAGTAAGAAAATCCCTTGAAAATCGAGGGGCAACAGCCGACCTGGACAAGTTTTTAGAACTGGATGAAGAACGCCGAAACCTTCTATTTGAAGTAGAGAAATTAAAAAACTTAAGAAACTCTGAATCAGAAGAAATTGCCAGAAAGAAAATGGCCGGTGAACCTGTTGAAGACCTTATAGCTCGCATGAAGGAAGTTTCTCAACAGATTAAAGAAATGGATGACAAATTAAGTGAAATAGAAAGGTCCATGGAGCAGATACTTCTTACAATACCTAACATCCCCGATGAATCAGTGCCAATAGGAAAAAGCGATGCCGATAATGTAGAAGTTCGCAGATGGAAAGAACCTACAAAATTTGATTTCGAACCAAAGCCTCATTGGGATATAGGAGAAGACTTAGATATACTTGATTTTGAAAGAGCAAGGAAGATAACAGGAGCAAGATTTACTGTTTATAAAGGAGCAGGTGCAAGACTAGAAAGAGCCCTTATAAATTTTATGCTAGACTTGCATACTCAAAAGCATCATTACAAAGAGATATTTCCACCATTTATAGTAAATCGTGAAAGCATGACAGGAACAGGTCAACTGCCAAAATTTGAAGAAGATGCATTTAAGCTGGCTAATAATAATGATTATTTTTTAATCCCTACAGCTGAAGTTCCGGTCACTAATTTGCACCGGGATGAAGTGCTTTCAAAAGAAGATTTGCCTATTTACTATGTAGCTTACAGTGGCTGTTTTAGAGCAGAGGCGGGTTCTGCCGGAAGAGATACTCGCGGCCTTATAAGACAGCACCAATTCAATAAAGTGGAATTAGTAAAGTTTACCGATGAGACAAGCTCGATGGAAGAATTGGAGAAACTTACTGCTGATGCTGAAGAAGTGCTGCAATTATTAGGCTTGCCTTATAGAGTGGTGGTTTTAAGCACAGGAGATTTGGGATTTTCTTCTGCGAAAACTTATGACATAGAGGTTTGGATGCCAAGCTATAACCGGTATGTAGAAATATCTTCCTGCAGCAATTTTAAAGATTTTCAGGCGAGAAGGGCAAGGATCCAATACCGGCCAAAAAATGGCGCAAAACCTGTATTCGTCCACACGCTAAATGGTTCAGGCCTTGCGATTGGTAGAACTACAGCGGCAATACTGGAAAATTATCAGCAAGCCGATGGCACGGTTGTAGTTCCTGAAATATTGCGCAACTATATGGGAGGGCTAAGCAAGATAGATTAA
- a CDS encoding AIR synthase family protein: MFKTGKVPPEILKSSVYPYTGKLRDEVLIHSSFGEDCSIIDFGEKVAVLSTDPITGADIQSSRLAVYVSCNDIAACGAAPLGILVTLLLPLGADESLLEELMNGIDEAAKRINVEILGGHSEITPTVSKSVISTTAIGITDKDKFVTSSGAKPGDAVIVTKALGLEGSAILASDFEDFLVRRLPKEIVARAKTFIEQISVVDEGIIASRAGVSAMHDITEGGLLGACCEVAEASGVGIEIQEELIPILPETKEICKVFDIDPLGLISSGSMLICTPRPDKVITELENAGIIATVIGRIIPEGKFMISSDKRNPIIPFERDELYKAIEKAKGFAEN, from the coding sequence ATGTTTAAAACAGGAAAGGTTCCGCCGGAAATTTTAAAATCCAGTGTTTATCCGTATACCGGCAAGCTGAGAGATGAAGTGTTGATACACTCAAGTTTTGGAGAAGATTGCAGCATTATAGATTTTGGTGAAAAAGTAGCCGTTTTGTCTACCGATCCTATAACCGGAGCTGATATTCAAAGCAGTCGTCTTGCAGTTTATGTATCTTGCAATGATATTGCAGCATGCGGAGCAGCACCTCTTGGCATTTTGGTTACACTGCTTTTACCTTTAGGCGCAGACGAAAGCCTTCTTGAAGAATTGATGAATGGAATAGACGAGGCGGCAAAAAGGATAAATGTAGAAATTCTGGGAGGTCACAGTGAAATTACTCCCACTGTTTCAAAATCCGTTATATCCACCACAGCCATAGGAATTACGGATAAAGACAAATTTGTAACATCTTCAGGTGCAAAGCCAGGCGATGCCGTAATTGTTACAAAAGCTTTAGGTCTTGAAGGTTCTGCAATACTTGCTTCTGATTTTGAAGATTTCCTTGTTAGAAGGCTTCCAAAAGAAATAGTTGCGAGGGCAAAAACCTTTATTGAGCAAATCAGCGTAGTAGATGAAGGAATAATTGCTTCAAGAGCAGGCGTTTCGGCTATGCATGATATAACTGAGGGCGGATTGTTGGGAGCCTGCTGTGAAGTTGCAGAGGCATCGGGTGTGGGCATTGAAATACAAGAAGAACTTATCCCTATATTACCTGAAACCAAGGAAATATGTAAAGTTTTTGATATAGACCCCTTAGGCCTTATTTCAAGTGGCTCTATGTTAATTTGCACTCCTAGACCAGATAAAGTTATAACAGAATTAGAAAATGCAGGCATCATTGCCACGGTGATAGGAAGAATAATTCCTGAAGGCAAGTTTATGATTTCTTCAGATAAAAGAAATCCCATAATTCCCTTTGAAAGGGATGAATTATATAAGGCTATTGAAAAGGCAAAAGGTTTTGCTGAAAATTAA
- a CDS encoding ECF transporter S component yields the protein MDERIRKLAFMGLFSGLLVIATVVLRFPVPTFNLYFNLGEAVIYLTALLYGPGPGALIGGIGSALSDIIGGYPVWAPITFIIKGLEGYVVGALGKKNKYLAIVAGAIIMMAGYALAAGILYGIGAVPVELAGDFVQVSAGGVISLFLYNRLKNITFNDEDRF from the coding sequence ATGGATGAGAGGATTAGAAAACTTGCATTTATGGGACTTTTTTCCGGATTATTAGTTATAGCAACTGTGGTGCTGCGCTTTCCGGTTCCTACTTTTAATCTTTATTTTAACTTAGGAGAAGCCGTTATTTACCTTACTGCGCTGCTGTATGGGCCAGGACCCGGCGCTTTGATAGGAGGCATTGGTTCTGCGCTATCCGATATTATCGGGGGATATCCTGTATGGGCCCCTATTACTTTTATAATCAAAGGTCTTGAAGGCTATGTGGTAGGTGCTCTCGGGAAAAAAAATAAGTATCTTGCCATAGTCGCCGGGGCCATTATAATGATGGCAGGCTACGCACTTGCGGCAGGTATACTATATGGAATCGGAGCTGTGCCGGTAGAGCTTGCCGGAGATTTTGTTCAGGTATCGGCCGGTGGCGTTATTTCGCTTTTCTTATATAATAGACTTAAAAATATTACTTTCAATGATGAAGACAGATTTTGA
- a CDS encoding ECF transporter S component codes for MKDEDLKPFSIRWLTRTAILLAITLAFQMLGFPQMVTGPAVNAMLLISGTYVGIIGAVIIGMLTPLIAFVRGILAPPLAPMIPFIMVGNAVLIIAYVISRAKLGKGYAGSAVGLIIGAIIKFLILSSAVRFIVSVPPPVAKAMQIPQLYTALLGGVIAFIVEKILDAAIKQNRA; via the coding sequence ATGAAAGATGAAGACCTTAAACCTTTTAGTATCAGATGGCTTACAAGAACTGCAATACTTTTAGCAATAACACTGGCTTTTCAGATGTTGGGTTTTCCTCAAATGGTAACAGGCCCGGCGGTAAATGCTATGCTTCTCATATCAGGTACATATGTTGGAATAATAGGGGCGGTTATAATTGGAATGCTTACGCCATTAATAGCTTTCGTAAGGGGTATTTTAGCACCGCCTTTAGCGCCGATGATTCCGTTTATAATGGTGGGTAATGCAGTCCTTATAATTGCTTATGTGATATCTCGCGCAAAGCTGGGAAAAGGTTATGCCGGCTCTGCTGTAGGCCTTATTATAGGCGCAATTATTAAGTTTTTAATATTGTCATCAGCTGTTAGATTTATTGTAAGCGTTCCGCCTCCCGTGGCAAAAGCAATGCAGATACCGCAACTATATACAGCATTATTAGGTGGCGTGATTGCGTTTATAGTAGAGAAAATTTTGGATGCAGCTATTAAACAAAATAGAGCTTAA
- a CDS encoding TM1266 family iron-only hydrogenase system putative regulator: MEDKRIGVVGIVVEDLESAGAVNSILHEYANIIVGRMGIPYREKGISVISLIVDGTSDEISAMTGKLGKVKSVSVKSAMTKKLETK, from the coding sequence ATGGAAGACAAGAGAATAGGTGTTGTGGGGATTGTAGTCGAAGACTTGGAAAGTGCCGGTGCAGTTAATTCTATATTACATGAATATGCCAATATCATCGTTGGAAGAATGGGCATACCTTATAGAGAAAAAGGGATTTCAGTAATATCACTTATTGTAGATGGCACGTCAGATGAAATTAGCGCTATGACGGGCAAATTAGGGAAAGTCAAATCTGTGTCCGTAAAATCTGCGATGACCAAAAAGCTTGAAACAAAGTAA
- a CDS encoding FeoC-like transcriptional regulator — protein sequence MLFEALMQISKMEFYSLTQLARNLKVSEDMAHHLVEQLKAMGYIKEESFGVECGGDCKTCAGCPAAKGALPIKTLVITEKGKQALNLAN from the coding sequence ATGTTATTCGAAGCTTTAATGCAAATAAGTAAAATGGAATTTTACTCTTTGACACAGCTTGCAAGAAATCTCAAAGTAAGCGAAGACATGGCTCATCATCTGGTAGAACAGCTTAAGGCAATGGGCTATATTAAAGAGGAATCCTTTGGCGTAGAATGCGGCGGCGACTGTAAAACGTGTGCTGGCTGCCCGGCAGCAAAGGGCGCTCTACCTATAAAAACGTTGGTCATAACTGAAAAAGGCAAACAGGCTTTGAACCTTGCTAATTAA
- a CDS encoding NUDIX hydrolase, with the protein MLTRICAGGVVFFKDKVLILKNEKSEWILPKGVIRPGRLAQEVAVERVKVEAGVNARIVSCVGETCYEFYSVTRQKPVCNQITWFLMEALSEDCTPNTELGFSDGGFYPIEKALDMITYSQDKALVSTSYKRYLEYCKERSNDEKNEVII; encoded by the coding sequence ATGCTCACAAGAATTTGTGCCGGTGGTGTAGTTTTTTTTAAAGACAAAGTGCTGATATTAAAAAACGAGAAGTCAGAATGGATACTGCCGAAGGGAGTAATAAGGCCAGGCAGGCTTGCTCAGGAAGTTGCTGTTGAGCGAGTAAAAGTAGAGGCAGGAGTTAATGCTCGCATAGTTTCATGCGTAGGAGAAACATGTTATGAATTTTATTCAGTAACAAGGCAAAAACCTGTATGCAACCAAATAACATGGTTTTTGATGGAAGCCTTATCTGAAGATTGCACTCCAAATACGGAGCTTGGTTTTTCAGATGGAGGCTTTTATCCTATTGAAAAGGCTCTTGACATGATAACATACAGCCAAGATAAAGCCCTCGTTAGCACCTCTTACAAGCGCTATTTAGAATATTGCAAGGAAAGAAGCAACGACGAAAAAAATGAAGTGATAATTTAA
- a CDS encoding copper amine oxidase N-terminal domain-containing protein has product MKFKKLSAVILSAVFIFSLGGTAFALDQMSIPNEIIDEQETNTSEPCEELRICYKAFTGVVKEIKDRENNEGSKMIFVENEEGAPAYVIISHDTYILENAEIKIGDTISAYYDTRKPMIMIYPPQYAAEVVVIESPDRNVKFDIFDENLTSSDNQLKLNISDETEIVFYDGTPYEGELAGKRLVVIYTISTKSIPAQTTPEKVIVLPDKIEDMVGYDVSSAEIIVEDKKIEAPPAYEKEGTVMVPLRAIAEALGYEVLWHNETQSVSLGQDIQLTIGKNEYIADKDIIKLERAPELCNEKTFVPLSFFRKVVKMNNAYLFEGQIVIDNNEVME; this is encoded by the coding sequence ATGAAGTTTAAAAAGCTATCCGCAGTAATTTTATCCGCAGTATTTATTTTTTCATTGGGGGGCACAGCATTTGCTTTAGATCAAATGAGTATACCAAATGAAATTATAGATGAACAAGAAACAAACACCTCTGAACCTTGCGAGGAGTTGAGGATATGTTACAAAGCATTTACCGGTGTTGTTAAAGAGATAAAGGATCGAGAGAATAACGAGGGTTCCAAGATGATCTTCGTAGAGAACGAAGAGGGAGCACCTGCATATGTTATCATAAGTCATGATACGTATATTCTAGAAAATGCTGAAATCAAAATAGGAGATACTATTAGCGCATACTATGACACGAGAAAACCCATGATAATGATTTATCCACCTCAGTATGCAGCTGAAGTAGTGGTTATTGAGAGCCCGGATAGAAATGTTAAATTTGATATTTTTGACGAAAATCTTACAAGTTCTGATAATCAATTAAAACTTAACATTTCAGATGAAACCGAAATCGTATTTTACGATGGAACACCTTACGAAGGGGAACTTGCGGGGAAAAGGCTTGTAGTAATCTATACAATATCTACAAAAAGTATACCTGCTCAGACAACCCCTGAAAAAGTGATTGTTCTTCCTGACAAAATAGAAGACATGGTAGGGTATGACGTTTCAAGTGCAGAAATTATAGTCGAAGATAAGAAAATAGAAGCTCCACCTGCTTATGAAAAAGAAGGCACGGTAATGGTTCCTTTAAGAGCTATCGCAGAGGCCTTGGGATACGAAGTTTTATGGCATAATGAAACACAAAGTGTTTCATTGGGACAGGATATACAGTTGACGATAGGAAAAAATGAGTACATTGCAGACAAAGATATAATTAAACTTGAAAGAGCGCCGGAACTTTGTAACGAAAAAACTTTTGTGCCCTTGAGTTTCTTTAGAAAAGTTGTCAAGATGAACAATGCTTATTTATTTGAAGGACAGATAGTGATAGATAATAACGAAGTAATGGAATAA